In the genome of Indicator indicator isolate 239-I01 chromosome 8, UM_Iind_1.1, whole genome shotgun sequence, one region contains:
- the USP46 gene encoding ubiquitin carboxyl-terminal hydrolase 46 isoform X2: MTVRNIASICNMGTNASALEKDIGPEQFPINEHYFGLVNFGNTCYCNSVLQALYFCRPFRENVLSYKAQQKKKENLLTCLADLFHSIATQKKKVGVIPPKKFISRLRKENDLFDNYMQQDAHEFLNYLLNTIADILQEEKKQEKQNGKLKNGNMNEAEENNKQELTWVHEIFQGTLTNETRCLNCETVSSKDEDFLDLSVDVEQNTSITHCLRDFSNTETLCSEQKYYCETCCSKQEAQKRMRVKKLPMILALHLKRFKYMEQLHRYTKLSYRVVFPLELRLFNTSGDAVNLDRMYDLVAVVVHCGSGPNRGHYITIVKSHGFWLLFDDDIVEKIDAQAIEEFYGLTSDISKNSESGYILFYQSRE, from the exons ATGACTGTCAGAAACATCGCCTCCATCTGTAATATG ggCACCAATGCCTCTGCTCTGGAAAAAGACATTGGCCCAGAGCAGTTTCCAATCAATGAACACTACTTCGGATTGGTCAAT TTTGGGAACACCTGCTACTGTAACTCCGTGCTGCAGGCGCTGTACTTCTGCCGGCCGTTTCGGGAGAATGTATTATCATACAAGGcccaacagaaaaagaaggaaaacctcTTGACTTGCCTGGCAGACCTTTTCCACAGTATTGCTACTCAGAAGAAGAAAGTTGGAGTTATTCCACCAAAGAAGTTCATATCAAGGTTACGAAAAGAGAACG ATCTCTTTGACAACTACATGCAGCAGGATGCACACGAGTTCCTAAACTACCTGCTCAACACCATTGCAGACATtttgcaggaggagaagaaacaggaaaagcaaaacgGGAAGCTGAAAAATGGCAACATGAACGAAGCTGAAGAGAACAACAAACAAGAACTCACCTGGGTGCATGAGATTTTTCAGGGAACACTGACTAATGAAACTAGATGTTTGAACTGTGAAACA GTTAGTAGCAAAGATGAAGATTTTCTTGACCTGTCTGTTGATGTGGAGCAGAACACATCAATTACACACTGTCTAAG AGACTTCAGTAACACAGAGACCTTATGTAGTGAACAGAAATACTACTGTGAGACTTGCTGCAGTAAACAAGAGGCACAGAAAAG GATGAGAGTGAAAAAACTGCCAATGATTCTTGCCTTACACCTCAAGAGATTCAAGTACATGGAGCAGTTGCACAGGTACACCAAGCTGTCCTACCGTGTGGTGTTCCCCCTGGAGTTGCGTCTCTtcaacacctctggggatgctgTCAACTTGGATCGAATGTACGACCTGGTAGCTGTTGTTGTTCACTGTGGAAG tGGACCCAATCGGGGGCATTATATTACTATTGTGAAGAGTCATGGATTTTGGCTCCTCTTTGATGATGACATTGTAGAG AAAATAGATGCTCAAGCTATTGAAGAATTCTATGGCCTGACATCTGATATATCAAAGAATTCAGAGTCTGGCTATATTTTATTCTATCAGTCAAGAGAGTGA
- the USP46 gene encoding ubiquitin carboxyl-terminal hydrolase 46 isoform X4, with translation MTVRNIASICNMGTNASALEKDIGPEQFPINEHYFGLVNFGNTCYCNSVLQALYFCRPFRENVLSYKAQQKKKENLLTCLADLFHSIATQKKKVGVIPPKKFISRLRKENDILQEEKKQEKQNGKLKNGNMNEAEENNKQELTWVHEIFQGTLTNETRCLNCETVSSKDEDFLDLSVDVEQNTSITHCLRDFSNTETLCSEQKYYCETCCSKQEAQKRMRVKKLPMILALHLKRFKYMEQLHRYTKLSYRVVFPLELRLFNTSGDAVNLDRMYDLVAVVVHCGSGPNRGHYITIVKSHGFWLLFDDDIVEKIDAQAIEEFYGLTSDISKNSESGYILFYQSRE, from the exons ATGACTGTCAGAAACATCGCCTCCATCTGTAATATG ggCACCAATGCCTCTGCTCTGGAAAAAGACATTGGCCCAGAGCAGTTTCCAATCAATGAACACTACTTCGGATTGGTCAAT TTTGGGAACACCTGCTACTGTAACTCCGTGCTGCAGGCGCTGTACTTCTGCCGGCCGTTTCGGGAGAATGTATTATCATACAAGGcccaacagaaaaagaaggaaaacctcTTGACTTGCCTGGCAGACCTTTTCCACAGTATTGCTACTCAGAAGAAGAAAGTTGGAGTTATTCCACCAAAGAAGTTCATATCAAGGTTACGAAAAGAGAACG ACATtttgcaggaggagaagaaacaggaaaagcaaaacgGGAAGCTGAAAAATGGCAACATGAACGAAGCTGAAGAGAACAACAAACAAGAACTCACCTGGGTGCATGAGATTTTTCAGGGAACACTGACTAATGAAACTAGATGTTTGAACTGTGAAACA GTTAGTAGCAAAGATGAAGATTTTCTTGACCTGTCTGTTGATGTGGAGCAGAACACATCAATTACACACTGTCTAAG AGACTTCAGTAACACAGAGACCTTATGTAGTGAACAGAAATACTACTGTGAGACTTGCTGCAGTAAACAAGAGGCACAGAAAAG GATGAGAGTGAAAAAACTGCCAATGATTCTTGCCTTACACCTCAAGAGATTCAAGTACATGGAGCAGTTGCACAGGTACACCAAGCTGTCCTACCGTGTGGTGTTCCCCCTGGAGTTGCGTCTCTtcaacacctctggggatgctgTCAACTTGGATCGAATGTACGACCTGGTAGCTGTTGTTGTTCACTGTGGAAG tGGACCCAATCGGGGGCATTATATTACTATTGTGAAGAGTCATGGATTTTGGCTCCTCTTTGATGATGACATTGTAGAG AAAATAGATGCTCAAGCTATTGAAGAATTCTATGGCCTGACATCTGATATATCAAAGAATTCAGAGTCTGGCTATATTTTATTCTATCAGTCAAGAGAGTGA
- the USP46 gene encoding ubiquitin carboxyl-terminal hydrolase 46 isoform X1 gives MWCPSMLCAGGATHSIHLPWKTEPTSRLTQQGTNASALEKDIGPEQFPINEHYFGLVNFGNTCYCNSVLQALYFCRPFRENVLSYKAQQKKKENLLTCLADLFHSIATQKKKVGVIPPKKFISRLRKENDLFDNYMQQDAHEFLNYLLNTIADILQEEKKQEKQNGKLKNGNMNEAEENNKQELTWVHEIFQGTLTNETRCLNCETVSSKDEDFLDLSVDVEQNTSITHCLRDFSNTETLCSEQKYYCETCCSKQEAQKRMRVKKLPMILALHLKRFKYMEQLHRYTKLSYRVVFPLELRLFNTSGDAVNLDRMYDLVAVVVHCGSGPNRGHYITIVKSHGFWLLFDDDIVEKIDAQAIEEFYGLTSDISKNSESGYILFYQSRE, from the exons ATGTGGTGCCCCAGCATGCTTTGTGCTGGTGGTGCCACACATTCCATTCATCTGCCCTGGAAAACAGAGCCTACCTCCAGGCTCACACAACAG ggCACCAATGCCTCTGCTCTGGAAAAAGACATTGGCCCAGAGCAGTTTCCAATCAATGAACACTACTTCGGATTGGTCAAT TTTGGGAACACCTGCTACTGTAACTCCGTGCTGCAGGCGCTGTACTTCTGCCGGCCGTTTCGGGAGAATGTATTATCATACAAGGcccaacagaaaaagaaggaaaacctcTTGACTTGCCTGGCAGACCTTTTCCACAGTATTGCTACTCAGAAGAAGAAAGTTGGAGTTATTCCACCAAAGAAGTTCATATCAAGGTTACGAAAAGAGAACG ATCTCTTTGACAACTACATGCAGCAGGATGCACACGAGTTCCTAAACTACCTGCTCAACACCATTGCAGACATtttgcaggaggagaagaaacaggaaaagcaaaacgGGAAGCTGAAAAATGGCAACATGAACGAAGCTGAAGAGAACAACAAACAAGAACTCACCTGGGTGCATGAGATTTTTCAGGGAACACTGACTAATGAAACTAGATGTTTGAACTGTGAAACA GTTAGTAGCAAAGATGAAGATTTTCTTGACCTGTCTGTTGATGTGGAGCAGAACACATCAATTACACACTGTCTAAG AGACTTCAGTAACACAGAGACCTTATGTAGTGAACAGAAATACTACTGTGAGACTTGCTGCAGTAAACAAGAGGCACAGAAAAG GATGAGAGTGAAAAAACTGCCAATGATTCTTGCCTTACACCTCAAGAGATTCAAGTACATGGAGCAGTTGCACAGGTACACCAAGCTGTCCTACCGTGTGGTGTTCCCCCTGGAGTTGCGTCTCTtcaacacctctggggatgctgTCAACTTGGATCGAATGTACGACCTGGTAGCTGTTGTTGTTCACTGTGGAAG tGGACCCAATCGGGGGCATTATATTACTATTGTGAAGAGTCATGGATTTTGGCTCCTCTTTGATGATGACATTGTAGAG AAAATAGATGCTCAAGCTATTGAAGAATTCTATGGCCTGACATCTGATATATCAAAGAATTCAGAGTCTGGCTATATTTTATTCTATCAGTCAAGAGAGTGA
- the USP46 gene encoding ubiquitin carboxyl-terminal hydrolase 46 isoform X3 produces the protein MVILLSIRSISYICSMGTNASALEKDIGPEQFPINEHYFGLVNFGNTCYCNSVLQALYFCRPFRENVLSYKAQQKKKENLLTCLADLFHSIATQKKKVGVIPPKKFISRLRKENDLFDNYMQQDAHEFLNYLLNTIADILQEEKKQEKQNGKLKNGNMNEAEENNKQELTWVHEIFQGTLTNETRCLNCETVSSKDEDFLDLSVDVEQNTSITHCLRDFSNTETLCSEQKYYCETCCSKQEAQKRMRVKKLPMILALHLKRFKYMEQLHRYTKLSYRVVFPLELRLFNTSGDAVNLDRMYDLVAVVVHCGSGPNRGHYITIVKSHGFWLLFDDDIVEKIDAQAIEEFYGLTSDISKNSESGYILFYQSRE, from the exons atggtcatcctgctgTCCATCAGGa GCATATCATATATATGCAGCATG ggCACCAATGCCTCTGCTCTGGAAAAAGACATTGGCCCAGAGCAGTTTCCAATCAATGAACACTACTTCGGATTGGTCAAT TTTGGGAACACCTGCTACTGTAACTCCGTGCTGCAGGCGCTGTACTTCTGCCGGCCGTTTCGGGAGAATGTATTATCATACAAGGcccaacagaaaaagaaggaaaacctcTTGACTTGCCTGGCAGACCTTTTCCACAGTATTGCTACTCAGAAGAAGAAAGTTGGAGTTATTCCACCAAAGAAGTTCATATCAAGGTTACGAAAAGAGAACG ATCTCTTTGACAACTACATGCAGCAGGATGCACACGAGTTCCTAAACTACCTGCTCAACACCATTGCAGACATtttgcaggaggagaagaaacaggaaaagcaaaacgGGAAGCTGAAAAATGGCAACATGAACGAAGCTGAAGAGAACAACAAACAAGAACTCACCTGGGTGCATGAGATTTTTCAGGGAACACTGACTAATGAAACTAGATGTTTGAACTGTGAAACA GTTAGTAGCAAAGATGAAGATTTTCTTGACCTGTCTGTTGATGTGGAGCAGAACACATCAATTACACACTGTCTAAG AGACTTCAGTAACACAGAGACCTTATGTAGTGAACAGAAATACTACTGTGAGACTTGCTGCAGTAAACAAGAGGCACAGAAAAG GATGAGAGTGAAAAAACTGCCAATGATTCTTGCCTTACACCTCAAGAGATTCAAGTACATGGAGCAGTTGCACAGGTACACCAAGCTGTCCTACCGTGTGGTGTTCCCCCTGGAGTTGCGTCTCTtcaacacctctggggatgctgTCAACTTGGATCGAATGTACGACCTGGTAGCTGTTGTTGTTCACTGTGGAAG tGGACCCAATCGGGGGCATTATATTACTATTGTGAAGAGTCATGGATTTTGGCTCCTCTTTGATGATGACATTGTAGAG AAAATAGATGCTCAAGCTATTGAAGAATTCTATGGCCTGACATCTGATATATCAAAGAATTCAGAGTCTGGCTATATTTTATTCTATCAGTCAAGAGAGTGA